GAACCACACTGATCCCTTCCCGAACTCAGAGGTGAAACGCCGCTGCGGCAACGATAGTCTGGGGGTTGCCCCACGCCAAAATAGCTCGATGCCAGGTTTATTTTTTTCAAAAGCCTCCTCTATTGGTTTATTTAGAGGGGGCTTTTGTTTTATTCATGTTTAAACTACATCTTTCAACTTCTGAATCTCACCTTTCATCATCACATTTTAGTTCTGGTAATTTCAATACTAATTTTGCCGTTGAAGTCGGGGATGGGTGCAGCGGGTTTACTAAGAATGACTTGTATCTGGGTAACGATATCACTCTGTTGAAGAATAGCATTTGCGATCGCACCTGCCAACCTCTCTAACAAATCAAACTTAGATATCTTAACCAAATTTTGGACTAAACCAATAACATTGCGATAATCTAGAGTATCTTCAATAGCGTCAGTTTCAGTAGCTTGAGAAAGATCCACCCATAACTTCAAATCCACTTCAAACCATTGTCCTAACACTTTTTCTTCCGGTAGATACCCAACATAGCCATAGCAGCGAATCCCTGTTAAACGAATACAGTCCATAGAAAGTGATAGGTGGGTGATAGGTGACAGGTGACAGGTGACAGGTGACAGGTGATAATTTTATCCAGTTACCTATTAGCAATTTCTTATAAATGCAAATTGTATTTAATAATCTTAATCAACTTTGGTCTTATGTGGTAACGGCAACCCTTAAACATCTGGGTTTAAGTTGTGCTGTCTTATGTCCTGGTTCCCGTTCTGCTCCCTTAACCGTAGCTTTTGCGAAACAAGCACCGGAAATTGAAGCTATTCCTATTCTAGATGAACGTTCTGCCGCTTTTTTTGCGTTGGGAAGGGCAAAAGCAATGGGAAAACCTGTGGTGCTGGTTTGTACTTCAGGGACAGCAGGAGCGAATTTTTACCCTGCGGTAATTGAAGCTAAGGAAAGTCGCGTACCATTATTAATATTAACCACAGATAGACCCGCAGAATTGCGAGAGTGTCATTCTGGGCAAACTATAGATCAGGTGAAGTTATACGGCAATTATCCCAACTGGCAAACTGAGTTAGCTACACCTTCTGCTGATCGGGGAATGTTAGGTTATTTGCGACAAACGGTAATTTATGCTTGGGAACGTTGCCAATTTCCTACAGGGGGAACAGTACATTTAAATATTCCCTTTCGCGACCCACTCGCACCAGTTCCCGATGGTACTGATTTTACATTAGACTCGGAAGAGTTTTTTTCTGGGATATTTCCACCCCCATTAGCAATTAACAATTACCAATTACCCAGAGAATGGCAACAATGTCAACAAGGTATTATTATTGCCGGAGTAGCACAACCCAAACAACCTCAAGAATATTGTAGAGCGATCGCTCGTCTTTCCCAAACTTTACAATGGCCTGTTTTAGCTGAGGGGCTTTCCCCAGTCAGAAATTATGCAGACTTAAACCCCTATTTAATTTCTACCTACGACATCATTTTACGTAATCAAAAATTTGCCCAAGAATTAACACCAGAAATGGTAATTCACATCGGGGAAATGCCTACTAGTAAAGAATTACGTAATTGGTTAATTACTACCAACCCTCAACGTTGGGTAATTGATAATTGTGCTAAAAATTTAGATCCTTTACATGGCAAAACAACACATTTAAGGATATCTGTAGAACATTTGGGGAATGGCAAATGGGGAATGAGGAATGGCGAATGGGGACATTATTTACAAAAGTGGTGTAAAATCGAAGCGAAAGTAAGAAAGAATATTGATGAACTTTTTGAAAATATAGAGGAATTAATTGAAAGTAAAGCTGCTTGGTTAATTTCTCAAATCCTCCCCCCACAAACACCATTGTTTATTTCTAATAGTATGCCGGTGCGGGATGTAGAATTTTTCTGGAAACCTAATAATTTAGGGATAAGATCTTATTTTAACCGGGGTGCGAATGGTATTGATGGTACTCTTTCCACAGCTTTAGGAATAGCACATTATCAACAAAGTAGTGTGATGTTAACGGGAGATTTAGCCCTGTTACATGATACCAATGGTTTTTTAATCAGAAATAAATTTA
This Anabaena sphaerica FACHB-251 DNA region includes the following protein-coding sequences:
- the folB gene encoding dihydroneopterin aldolase, translated to MDCIRLTGIRCYGYVGYLPEEKVLGQWFEVDLKLWVDLSQATETDAIEDTLDYRNVIGLVQNLVKISKFDLLERLAGAIANAILQQSDIVTQIQVILSKPAAPIPDFNGKISIEITRTKM
- the menD gene encoding 2-succinyl-5-enolpyruvyl-6-hydroxy-3-cyclohexene-1-carboxylic-acid synthase, with amino-acid sequence MQIVFNNLNQLWSYVVTATLKHLGLSCAVLCPGSRSAPLTVAFAKQAPEIEAIPILDERSAAFFALGRAKAMGKPVVLVCTSGTAGANFYPAVIEAKESRVPLLILTTDRPAELRECHSGQTIDQVKLYGNYPNWQTELATPSADRGMLGYLRQTVIYAWERCQFPTGGTVHLNIPFRDPLAPVPDGTDFTLDSEEFFSGIFPPPLAINNYQLPREWQQCQQGIIIAGVAQPKQPQEYCRAIARLSQTLQWPVLAEGLSPVRNYADLNPYLISTYDIILRNQKFAQELTPEMVIHIGEMPTSKELRNWLITTNPQRWVIDNCAKNLDPLHGKTTHLRISVEHLGNGKWGMRNGEWGHYLQKWCKIEAKVRKNIDELFENIEELIESKAAWLISQILPPQTPLFISNSMPVRDVEFFWKPNNLGIRSYFNRGANGIDGTLSTALGIAHYQQSSVMLTGDLALLHDTNGFLIRNKFIGHLTIVLINNNGGGIFEMLPIAKFDPPFEEFFATPQDIDFSQLCATYGVEHELISSWKQLEERLKLLPSQGIRVLEIITNRKRDAKWRKEYLRKFTQDL